The sequence TGGAGGGCGTCGACGAGTCCGCCCCGTACCCCAGGCGGTTCCTCGCCCCGTACCCCTGGTCCAAGGCCCGGGCCGAGAAGATGGTGCTGGCCGCCAATAGCCCACGACTGGCCACCGTGTCCCTGCGCCCCCACTTGGTCTGGGGTGAGGGCGATCCGCACCTGCTGCCCGGGCTGCGCGCCGCGATCCGGCGGGGGCAACTGCTCCTGCCCGGAACGGGTTCCAACCTCGTGGACAACGTCCACGTCGCCGACGCCGCCCGGGCACACGTCCTCGCCGTGGAAGGACTCGCGGCACACTCCCCACTGGCAGGAGCCAGTTACTTCATCACCCAGGGCCGTCCCTGCTCCCTCGCAGCCACCATCCGCGGCCTGCTCGCACACCATGGCATCACCGCAGAGATCCGCAAGGTCCCCGCCACAGCCGCACGCGCCGCCGCCGTACTCCTCGAAGCCACGGCGAAAGCAAGGCGCAACCGGCACCGCCTACGGCTGACGCGCTTCCTGGCCGCCGAACTCACCCACGCCCGGTGATCGCCTGGGTGGCCGACCACCGCAAGCACCACCAGTTCGCCGATGCCCCCGGAGACCCGCATTCACCCTGGAAGTTCGGCACCAGCCCGTGGGCCCTGACCCGGGGCATGCTCCACGCCCACCTCGGATGGCTGTTCCACGAGCACGCGCCCTTCGTACGCTACGCCCCGGACCTGCTCAGAGACCCGGTGGCGATGCGGGCATCACGCGCGTACTGGAAGCTGGTGGCAGTCTCCGTGCTGCTGCCGCCGCTCCTGGGCGGGATTCTGATCTGGTCGTGGGCCGGTGCCCTGTCGGCGTTCTTCTGGGGCTCCCTGGTGCGGACGGCACTGGTCCATCATGTGGAATGGTCCATCAACTCCATCTGCCACATCGCGGGCGAGCGTCCCTTCCACTCCCGTGACCGCTCGGGCAACGTCTCGTGGCTGGCGCTGCTGACCTTCGGGGACGCCTGGCACAACCTCCACCACGCTGACCCGACCCTGGCCCGCCACGGCGCACTGCGCGGCCAGATCGACATCGCAGCCCGCATCATCAGGTGGTGCGAACTGGCAGGCTGGGTCTGGGACGTGCACTGGCCCGACACCACCCGCCTCGAGCGGCGAAAGGCACACCACTCGCAGCGTGAACCTCACTTGCCCACCACGCCCTGAGTTGCGGTCGGCTGTCCTGTGGTGATCGGCGGCTCGGGCGGTTCATGCCTGGAACTCGGTGAGATCGATGGCGTGAACGCGCAGCGGGTAGCCGAACACCGGGTGTGCCGTCTCCCGCTCGGGCACCATGCCGAGCTTGCGGATGACGTTCTCGGAGGCGTTGTCCCCCACCCGATTGATACTGATGACGCGGTCCAGGCCACGGTCCTGGAGAGCGAACTCCAGCGTGGCGTGGGCGGCTTCGGACGCGTATCCCTGGCCCCAGAACTGCGAGCCGATCCGCCAGCTGATCGCCACGGCGGGCATCACCTCCGGCAGGAACTCGGGTACGGACAGTCCCGTGAAGCCGATCAGTTCGCCCGAGGCCAGCAGCTCGACGGCGAAGAGCCCGAAGCCCTCCTCGTCCCACTCCTCCTCCCACCGCTCGATGTCTTCGGCGGTGTGGTCCAGGTCGCGCACCGAGCCATCGTCGATCCAGCGCATGACCCGGGGGTCCGCGTTGATGTCCGCCATCGGCGCGAGGTCGTCGTCGTGCCAGCCACGGAGGAGGAGGCGGGGTGTGCGAATCTCGGTCATGCACCCATCCTGCCGAAGGCACCGGCCTCATCGGTAATCCGCCGCTCGCTGTTGAGGCGGGTCGACCCGGACGGACGGTGGCGACTTGGGGCGACCTACTGGACGGCCGTGGCCGCGGCTCCCGCCGGAGCAGCGGCGCTGACGGCCGTGACGGCTCCGCCGGTGACGTCTACGGCCATGACGTGTCCTCCTGTCGGTTGGCGTGGACGAGCTGGTGGTTGTCTGCGTCGTCGCACAGCGGCACCGGGCGGCCGTCACTGCAGTTGATGGCGGAACGATTCATCGCTGTTCCTCTCGTTGCGCGGGAACGGCTGAGTGCCCCACGGTGACGCTATGGACACGGGTCCGTCGGCCGTCCTAGATTCGTCCTAGTGCCAGGTCAGCCAGGGGATCGGCGCCGATCGTCAAGTGCCGGGGGGAACATGAGATTTGGCGTGCTGGGGCCGTTACACGCCCAGATCACCGGGCGCGAGGTCCGGCTCGACGGACCGCGCCAGGCCAAGATGCTGGCCGCGCTTCTGGTCGACGCCAACAGCGTCGTCGCCATGGAACGGCTCGTCGCCGTGATGTGGGACGGGAAAGCACCCGCCACCGCGGTCCGTCAGGTCCAGGACGCTCTCTCCGGGCTGCGCCGCAACCTCGCCGCGTGCGGAGCATCCCGCTCCTTGATCAGCACCCGTCGCGGCGGCTACCAGATCCACCTGACTCCAGATCAGCTCGACCTGCTGGAGTTCGACCACGAGCGGCATCTCGCCGAAGGGCACACGAACCCGTTCGAGACAGCTGTCGCACTGCGGCGCGCGCTGGCCTGCTGGCGCGGTAACGCGCTGGTCGACATCTCCAGCCGGGTCCTGGAACTCGATGCGGCACGGCTGGACGAGAAGCGCGCGGCCACGCACAAACTGTGCCTGAGCATCGAACTCGACCTGGGGCGTCATCGTGAGGTCATCGAGGAGCTGACCGCCCTGCTGCGCGAGCACCCCTACGACGAGCAGGTCGCCGAGCACTTGATGGTCGCCCTCTACCGGTGCCGGCGACAGGGCGAGGCGCTGCAGGTGTACGAGCGGCTGCGCCGGACACTGGCAGGCGAACTCGGCGTCGACCCCACCCCGCCGATCCAGGCACTGCATCGGCGCATCCTGGTCGCCGATCCCGCCCTGGCGGCCCCTGCCCCTGCCTCCGCCCCCGCGAGTGGCCCCTCGGGCACACGGCCGGACAGTCCGGGCGCGGCGGCCGGCGAACCGGTCATGGCGATGCCGGTGCGCCAACTGCCGCTCGATGTACCCGACTTCGTGGGACGAGCCGACGCACTGGCCGAGGTCGCCCGATTACTCGACGCGTCGGCGCCGGACCGGGCCCCGGTCGCCGTCATCGTGGGCGGTCCCGGCGTCGGCAAGTCCTGTCTGGTGACGCACGCCGCGC comes from Streptomyces sp. FXJ1.172 and encodes:
- a CDS encoding GNAT family N-acetyltransferase, which codes for MTEIRTPRLLLRGWHDDDLAPMADINADPRVMRWIDDGSVRDLDHTAEDIERWEEEWDEEGFGLFAVELLASGELIGFTGLSVPEFLPEVMPAVAISWRIGSQFWGQGYASEAAHATLEFALQDRGLDRVISINRVGDNASENVIRKLGMVPERETAHPVFGYPLRVHAIDLTEFQA
- a CDS encoding acyl-CoA desaturase, whose translation is MIAWVADHRKHHQFADAPGDPHSPWKFGTSPWALTRGMLHAHLGWLFHEHAPFVRYAPDLLRDPVAMRASRAYWKLVAVSVLLPPLLGGILIWSWAGALSAFFWGSLVRTALVHHVEWSINSICHIAGERPFHSRDRSGNVSWLALLTFGDAWHNLHHADPTLARHGALRGQIDIAARIIRWCELAGWVWDVHWPDTTRLERRKAHHSQREPHLPTTP
- a CDS encoding NAD-dependent epimerase/dehydratase family protein codes for the protein MKILVTGGSGFLGAEICRHLAARGHQVRSLQRGHRPLPANGAEAVLGDIRDAKTVADAVRGCDAVVHTAALAGLWGPRRDFASTNTAGTAAVLDACRRHGVPRLVHCSSASVVFAGKDLEGVDESAPYPRRFLAPYPWSKARAEKMVLAANSPRLATVSLRPHLVWGEGDPHLLPGLRAAIRRGQLLLPGTGSNLVDNVHVADAARAHVLAVEGLAAHSPLAGASYFITQGRPCSLAATIRGLLAHHGITAEIRKVPATAARAAAVLLEATAKARRNRHRLRLTRFLAAELTHAR